One Vicinamibacterales bacterium genomic region harbors:
- a CDS encoding ADOP family duplicated permease, translating into MTILADLRYACRALAAQLPLAVSIAAILAVAIGANTAVFALVDAVILSPLPFPDAARLVTVDQTRPDSAREPLSIADYRDLRDGNRSFDRMAAAFQWSANLTGGDAERLQGMRTSSSFFAITGARMALGRALGPDDERGAGVRVVVLTHGFWVRRFGASASALGATLVLNGDAYTVVGVLPAAFVTPVRDAELVAPFAMDTDPRRATRDAGFLRAVARLRPGVTVAQARSDLDAIMVQLRAAYPATNATHAGTLVQPWQQALTAGQRPVLLLLQAAVVLVLLVAGANAANLFLASALRREHEFAVRAALGASRLRCVRQIAIETLIVAAGGGAGGLLLHGAAVRLLARLAPADLLALVPPSALAPRTIAATLALVLLTALAAGVLPAVRLGRGTSLRSARAASPANRRLRAALVAAEVAVASMLIVTAVVLARSVARLQRVDPGVRSEGLLTARLALPRGRYPHTRQAARFVEDLRPRLLAIPGVEDAAAVNVVPLNGYHATADVWPGDRPAPPPAERGQAQYRMISPTYIRTFGLPLIAGRSFDDHDLAASEAVVLISRTLATRYWTEAAAIGADLAVADTDPPRHARIVGVVGDVKHYGFDAEVTPDVYVPIPQVPDATVQWLANNMYWGVRTSGDPAVLRDPFRRALKAVDPDVPASAIQSMDDAFAAALAPRRLNLQIVGAFAAIGLALAAAGVYAVTSFSVAMRRREMAIRAALGAAGRDNLRLLVADAARPILAGLAIGLAGAAAAAPALRTVLFEVDPIAVGPFAAAGGVLAVAGVAAAIIAALPIRRVEPSEALSTQ; encoded by the coding sequence GTGACCATCCTCGCCGACCTCCGCTACGCCTGCCGCGCGCTCGCGGCGCAGCTCCCGCTCGCCGTTTCGATCGCCGCGATCCTCGCGGTCGCCATCGGCGCCAACACTGCGGTGTTCGCGCTCGTCGACGCCGTCATCCTCAGCCCGCTGCCGTTTCCCGACGCGGCGCGGCTGGTGACGGTCGATCAAACGCGTCCCGACTCGGCCCGCGAGCCGCTGTCGATCGCCGACTACCGCGATCTGCGGGACGGCAACCGCTCGTTCGACCGGATGGCGGCGGCGTTTCAATGGAGCGCCAACCTCACCGGCGGCGACGCCGAGCGGCTGCAGGGGATGCGGACGTCGTCGTCATTTTTCGCGATCACCGGAGCGCGGATGGCGCTCGGACGCGCGCTCGGTCCCGACGACGAGCGTGGGGCGGGCGTCCGCGTCGTGGTACTGACGCATGGTTTCTGGGTGCGCCGCTTCGGCGCGAGCGCCTCCGCGCTCGGCGCCACCCTGGTGCTCAACGGCGACGCCTATACGGTCGTTGGCGTGCTGCCGGCCGCCTTCGTGACGCCGGTGCGCGACGCCGAGCTCGTGGCGCCGTTCGCGATGGACACCGATCCACGGCGTGCGACGCGTGACGCCGGCTTCCTGCGCGCGGTGGCGCGGCTGCGTCCCGGCGTCACCGTCGCGCAGGCGCGCTCCGATCTCGATGCGATCATGGTGCAGCTGCGCGCCGCGTATCCGGCGACCAACGCGACCCATGCCGGCACCCTCGTGCAGCCGTGGCAGCAGGCCCTGACTGCGGGGCAGCGGCCCGTGCTCCTTCTGCTCCAGGCCGCGGTCGTGCTGGTCCTGCTGGTGGCAGGCGCGAACGCCGCGAACCTCTTCCTGGCGTCGGCGCTCCGCCGCGAGCACGAGTTCGCCGTGCGCGCCGCGCTGGGCGCCTCGCGGCTGCGATGCGTGCGGCAGATCGCGATCGAGACACTGATCGTGGCGGCGGGCGGCGGTGCCGGCGGCCTGCTGCTGCACGGCGCCGCCGTGCGTCTGCTGGCCCGGCTGGCGCCGGCCGACCTGCTGGCGCTGGTGCCGCCGTCGGCGCTGGCGCCGCGGACGATCGCGGCGACGCTGGCGCTCGTGTTGCTGACCGCGCTCGCCGCCGGCGTCCTGCCGGCCGTGCGCCTGGGCCGCGGCACCTCGCTGCGCAGCGCCCGCGCCGCGTCGCCGGCGAACCGCCGGCTGCGGGCCGCGCTCGTCGCCGCCGAAGTCGCCGTCGCGTCGATGCTGATCGTGACGGCGGTGGTCCTGGCGCGCAGCGTCGCCCGCCTGCAGCGCGTCGATCCCGGCGTGCGCAGTGAGGGCCTCCTGACCGCGCGGCTGGCGCTGCCGCGTGGACGATATCCGCACACCCGCCAGGCGGCGCGCTTCGTCGAGGATCTGCGGCCGCGCCTGCTCGCCATTCCCGGCGTCGAGGACGCCGCCGCCGTGAACGTCGTGCCGCTCAACGGCTACCACGCGACCGCCGACGTCTGGCCGGGCGATCGGCCCGCACCGCCGCCCGCCGAGCGCGGCCAGGCGCAGTACCGGATGATCAGTCCAACCTATATTCGGACCTTCGGGCTGCCGCTGATTGCGGGACGATCGTTCGACGATCATGACCTGGCAGCGAGCGAGGCGGTGGTGCTGATCAGCCGGACGCTGGCGACACGCTACTGGACAGAAGCGGCGGCGATCGGCGCCGACCTCGCGGTCGCCGATACCGATCCGCCGCGCCACGCGCGCATCGTCGGCGTCGTCGGCGACGTCAAGCACTACGGCTTCGACGCCGAGGTGACGCCCGATGTCTACGTGCCGATCCCGCAGGTGCCCGACGCGACCGTGCAGTGGCTGGCCAACAACATGTACTGGGGCGTGCGGACGAGCGGCGACCCGGCCGTGCTGCGCGATCCGTTCCGCCGCGCGCTGAAGGCCGTCGATCCCGACGTGCCGGCCTCGGCGATCCAATCGATGGATGATGCGTTCGCGGCGGCGCTGGCGCCCCGCCGGCTCAATCTGCAGATCGTCGGCGCCTTCGCGGCGATCGGGCTGGCGCTCGCCGCCGCCGGTGTCTACGCGGTGACGTCGTTCAGCGTGGCGATGCGGCGGCGCGAGATGGCGATCCGCGCGGCGCTTGGCGCCGCGGGACGTGACAACCTGCGTCTGCTCGTCGCCGACGCGGCGCGGCCGATCCTGGCCGGGCTGGCGATCGGCCTGGCCGGTGCCGCCGCCGCCGCGCCGGCGCTGCGTACGGTGCTCTTCGAGGTCGATCCGATCGCCGTCGGGCCGTTCGCGGCTGCCGGCGGGGTCCTCGCCGTCGCCGGTGTGGCGGCGGCAATCATCGCGGCGCTGCCGATCCGGCGCGTCGAGCCGAGCGAGGCTCTGAGCACACAATGA
- a CDS encoding LysR substrate-binding domain-containing protein, which produces MDLEVRHLRLVAEIAGAGSMTAAAERLCLTQSALSHQLRDIESRLGTPFFIRLGRRLVLTAAGRRVLDTAQRVLPELTRAEADLQRLAGHTDGSIRVCTECNTGYHWLAPLLTSFRRKHPRVDVHVAADATEQPRRALLDGRVDLAILIDPRKDTHLRLRPLFADEMVAIVAKSDALARRRWLDPQDLARQHLLLYSSVPEESFVLRRLLRPAGLTPARVSFIMLTEAMIELARAGTGVGILPRWSAERAIASGGVVPLSLTRRGMRRHWVAATLAAVPDPPYIVDFLDLLAARALPARSGRPPAPFGLRRDRLA; this is translated from the coding sequence GTGGACCTCGAGGTCCGGCACCTGCGGCTTGTCGCCGAGATCGCCGGTGCCGGCAGCATGACCGCCGCCGCCGAGCGCCTGTGCCTCACGCAATCGGCGCTCAGCCACCAGCTCCGCGACATTGAATCGCGCCTCGGCACCCCCTTCTTCATCCGTCTCGGCCGCCGCCTGGTCCTGACCGCGGCCGGACGGCGGGTGCTCGACACCGCGCAGCGTGTCCTGCCGGAGCTGACCCGTGCGGAAGCCGACCTGCAGCGGCTCGCCGGCCACACCGACGGCAGCATCCGCGTCTGCACCGAGTGCAACACCGGCTACCACTGGCTGGCGCCGCTGCTGACGTCCTTCCGGCGCAAGCATCCGCGCGTCGACGTGCACGTGGCCGCCGACGCCACCGAGCAGCCGAGGCGCGCGCTTCTTGACGGCCGCGTCGATCTGGCGATCCTGATCGACCCGCGCAAGGACACCCATCTGCGGCTGCGGCCGCTCTTCGCCGACGAGATGGTGGCGATCGTCGCCAAGAGCGATGCGCTCGCCAGGCGGCGCTGGCTCGACCCGCAGGATCTGGCGCGGCAGCACCTGCTGCTCTACAGCAGCGTGCCGGAGGAGAGCTTCGTGCTGCGCCGCCTGCTGCGGCCTGCCGGGCTGACGCCGGCGCGCGTCTCGTTCATCATGCTCACCGAAGCGATGATCGAGCTGGCGCGGGCCGGCACCGGCGTCGGCATCCTGCCGCGCTGGTCGGCCGAGCGGGCGATCGCGTCGGGCGGCGTCGTGCCCCTGTCGCTGACGCGGCGCGGCATGCGGCGGCACTGGGTGGCGGCGACGCTCGCCGCAGTACCGGATCCCCCTTACATCGTCGACTTCCTCGACCTGCTCGCGGCGCGCGCGCTGCCGGCGCGGAGCGGGCGGCCGCCGGCGCCGTTCGGGCTGCGGCGCGATCGCCTCGCATGA
- a CDS encoding DUF4412 domain-containing protein: MRSLVRTVCLAGVVCAVALPAWAADGVLIVQKVIRAGGEAKTNQIQIEQHRMRAEIAGPGGASQSMVFDGGRQVMTIIDNDHKTYSEITQADVDAISQQMSSAMAQMQAAAKNMTPEQRAQMEALMGRAGAAGRAMAGAASTSKTVYRKTGTDTVGKWTCDNYEGTKDGQKVQDLCTVDPKALGFTIADFAVSKDMAAFFQKMMPPGMTQAVSASELFHIGTPEEQGFSGVPVRTITYAGGQASATYELSDVRRQSFTDATFQAPAGYQKTDSPLGRMGRRGRQ; encoded by the coding sequence ATGAGATCGCTGGTGAGAACCGTGTGCCTGGCGGGCGTCGTCTGCGCAGTGGCGCTACCCGCCTGGGCAGCCGACGGCGTGCTGATCGTCCAGAAAGTGATCAGAGCCGGCGGCGAGGCGAAGACGAACCAGATCCAGATCGAGCAGCACCGGATGCGCGCCGAGATCGCCGGTCCCGGCGGCGCGTCGCAGTCGATGGTCTTCGACGGTGGACGCCAGGTCATGACGATCATCGACAACGACCACAAGACTTACAGCGAGATCACCCAGGCCGACGTCGACGCGATCAGCCAGCAGATGTCCTCGGCGATGGCGCAGATGCAGGCCGCGGCGAAGAACATGACACCCGAGCAGCGGGCGCAGATGGAGGCGCTGATGGGCCGCGCCGGCGCGGCCGGACGGGCGATGGCCGGCGCCGCGTCGACGTCGAAGACGGTCTACCGCAAGACCGGCACCGACACGGTCGGTAAGTGGACGTGCGACAACTACGAAGGCACCAAGGACGGCCAGAAGGTGCAGGATCTGTGCACGGTCGATCCGAAGGCCCTCGGCTTCACGATCGCCGACTTCGCCGTATCGAAAGACATGGCCGCCTTCTTCCAGAAGATGATGCCGCCCGGCATGACGCAGGCCGTGAGCGCGTCGGAGCTGTTTCACATCGGCACGCCGGAAGAGCAGGGCTTCAGCGGCGTGCCAGTGCGCACGATCACTTATGCCGGCGGCCAGGCGTCCGCGACCTATGAACTGAGCGACGTCCGCCGCCAGTCGTTCACCGACGCCACCTTCCAGGCGCCGGCGGGATACCAGAAGACGGACTCGCCGTTGGGACGGATGGGGCGGCGCGGCCGGCAGTAG
- a CDS encoding MFS transporter, with translation MIGAGHNHRDDPRDVGAHPIVNSPRQVLFASLIGTAIEFFDFYIYATAAVLVFPRLFFPATDPTAATLASLATFAIAFFARPIGSAVFGHFGDRVGRKTTLVAALLTMGISTVSIGLLPTYASVGVAAPVLLALCRFGQGLGLGGEWGGAVLLAIENAPPGRRAWYGMFPQLGAPVGFTCSASVFLVISTLFTNDQFFRFAWRIPFLASAALVIVGLYVRLRIHETPVFREAIERRERVALPIGAVITRHSGALVRGTLMSVATFVLFYLMTVFALNWGTSVLGFTRQQFLWIQLFGILFFALTIPLSAVVADRAGRRSTLVAVTVAIGAFGFALAPWLQAGTGGVMLAMAVGLALMGLTYGPLGTALSELFPTAVRYTGSSLTFNLAGILGASLAPYAATWLARSYGLQYVGYYLTGMAALTLVGLLMTHETKDTVL, from the coding sequence GTGATCGGCGCGGGCCACAATCACCGCGATGACCCCAGGGACGTTGGCGCGCATCCGATCGTCAACTCGCCGCGCCAGGTCCTGTTCGCCAGTCTGATCGGCACCGCGATCGAGTTCTTCGATTTCTACATCTACGCAACCGCCGCGGTCCTCGTATTCCCTCGGCTCTTCTTTCCCGCGACCGATCCGACTGCCGCGACGCTCGCGTCGCTCGCCACGTTCGCCATCGCATTCTTCGCCAGGCCGATTGGATCGGCGGTGTTCGGCCATTTCGGGGATCGGGTCGGGCGCAAAACGACGCTGGTGGCCGCGCTGCTGACGATGGGGATTTCCACCGTGAGCATCGGCCTGCTGCCGACCTACGCGAGCGTCGGCGTCGCCGCGCCGGTGCTGCTGGCGCTGTGCCGGTTCGGACAAGGGCTCGGCCTTGGCGGCGAATGGGGAGGCGCCGTGCTCCTGGCCATCGAGAACGCGCCACCCGGCCGGCGTGCCTGGTACGGCATGTTCCCGCAGCTCGGCGCGCCGGTCGGCTTCACCTGCTCCGCCAGCGTCTTCCTCGTGATCTCGACGCTCTTCACCAACGACCAGTTCTTTCGCTTCGCCTGGCGCATTCCGTTCCTCGCCAGCGCCGCGCTCGTCATCGTCGGCCTCTACGTACGGCTGCGCATCCACGAGACGCCGGTGTTCCGCGAGGCGATCGAGCGCCGCGAACGCGTTGCGCTGCCGATCGGCGCGGTGATCACCAGGCATTCCGGCGCGCTCGTCCGCGGCACGTTGATGTCGGTCGCGACCTTCGTCCTGTTCTATCTGATGACGGTGTTCGCGCTCAATTGGGGCACGAGCGTGCTCGGGTTCACCCGCCAGCAGTTCCTGTGGATCCAGTTGTTCGGGATTCTATTCTTCGCGCTGACCATTCCGCTCTCGGCGGTGGTCGCCGATCGTGCCGGCCGGCGCAGCACCCTGGTTGCCGTCACCGTTGCGATCGGCGCCTTCGGGTTCGCGCTTGCGCCCTGGCTGCAGGCCGGTACCGGCGGCGTCATGCTGGCCATGGCGGTCGGGCTCGCGCTGATGGGTCTCACCTATGGACCGCTCGGCACGGCGCTCTCGGAGCTCTTCCCGACCGCCGTCCGCTACACCGGCAGTTCGCTGACGTTCAACCTCGCCGGTATTCTCGGGGCCTCGCTCGCCCCCTACGCTGCCACCTGGCTCGCCAGGAGCTATGGGCTTCAGTACGTCGGGTACTACCTGACCGGCATGGCGGCGCTGACGCTCGTCGGGCTGCTGATGACGCACGAGACGAAGGACACGGTCCTCTAG
- a CDS encoding sugar phosphate isomerase/epimerase family protein, with the protein MRFAAVAALIAAAVVAMPATNVQVGYCTSLGNADAAKTAGFDYVEVSATEVAALSDADFDAAAAHLKQAGIATPTANLFVPQTIKVVGPDINLEQQTAHVSKVMTRLSRLGVEVLVFGSGGARRVPDGFDRDKAWTQLVDFSRRAADAASRYRITVTIEPLRRQETNIVNTAAEGLELVKAVNHPNFQLMIDFYHLASEHEDPAVVLKAKDHLRHLHVANPNGRVFPQTWSEFDYAPFFANLKAIGYDKRISMEGSTTDLAAQGPVTVALLRRAFE; encoded by the coding sequence ATGCGATTCGCCGCAGTAGCAGCGCTCATAGCCGCGGCGGTGGTGGCCATGCCGGCGACGAACGTGCAGGTCGGCTACTGCACGTCGCTCGGGAATGCCGACGCCGCCAAGACGGCCGGGTTCGACTACGTCGAGGTGTCGGCGACGGAGGTGGCCGCGCTGAGCGACGCCGATTTCGACGCGGCGGCCGCGCACCTGAAGCAGGCCGGCATCGCGACGCCGACGGCGAACCTCTTCGTCCCGCAGACGATCAAGGTCGTCGGCCCCGACATCAATCTCGAACAACAGACCGCGCACGTGAGCAAGGTGATGACGCGCCTGTCGCGGCTGGGCGTGGAGGTGCTGGTGTTCGGCAGCGGCGGCGCCCGCCGCGTGCCCGACGGCTTCGACCGCGACAAGGCGTGGACGCAGCTCGTCGACTTCAGCCGCCGCGCGGCCGACGCCGCCAGCCGCTACCGGATCACCGTCACGATCGAGCCGCTGCGCAGGCAGGAAACCAACATCGTCAACACCGCCGCGGAGGGGCTCGAGCTCGTCAAGGCCGTGAACCATCCCAACTTCCAGCTGATGATCGACTTCTACCACCTGGCGAGCGAGCACGAGGATCCGGCTGTGGTGCTCAAGGCGAAGGACCACCTGCGCCATCTGCACGTCGCCAACCCGAACGGACGCGTCTTCCCACAGACGTGGAGCGAGTTCGACTACGCGCCGTTCTTCGCGAACCTGAAGGCCATCGGCTATGACAAGCGGATCAGCATGGAGGGATCGACGACCGACCTGGCGGCGCAAGGGCCCGTCACCGTCGCGCTGTTGCGCAGGGCGTTCGAGTGA
- a CDS encoding ABC transporter ATP-binding protein: MSSGPSPSGRAQRVRRNLQQGMALAWAASPRALVRYSLLGMLNAAMPPLTVYLSARLVNLIAAGRATGLPFRTMIPVLSGLWFATAVQRSLGAYMGYGRNLFVRRVQLEAERRLLAQAARVDLGHFDNSDWHDRLARAKRDVSWRPGDLTWSVLGLSSNIVSIVLMAGLLASLHWVLVVLALASSVVSLALERRVTVKMYEMFYRETPEEREREYLGDLLVQPRTTKEIRAYVLPDYLLERHRALSEQLFALREEMFQSASRTSFLTGLIGGTTLAAAYVFVAWRGSSGGISPGGVVLVVGAFASLAGTLGNISGTFVAVDQHTTFLDDYFSFLAIEPLVPVPAAPRALADPRIDGIEFDHVSFAYPGGSGAALAGFDLHIRGGELVALVGENGAGKSTLVKLLLRFYDPDAGAIRVGGVDLRELDPAALRNRIGVLFQDYATYELSVRENVVMGRPNDPVDDGRVIEALHDARSEWLLKSMPKGLDSKVGRLFEGGHDLSGGEWQRLALARIMYRNADVWILDEPTSSLDPEAEAGIFAELKENLRGRIGIVISHRFSTVRIADRIAVIADGRLAEIGTHDELLRAGGRYAQLFELQAAGYR; the protein is encoded by the coding sequence ATGTCCTCCGGTCCGTCCCCGTCGGGGCGTGCGCAGCGTGTCCGCCGCAACCTCCAGCAGGGGATGGCGCTCGCCTGGGCGGCCTCACCGCGCGCCCTTGTCCGGTATTCGCTGCTCGGCATGCTCAACGCGGCGATGCCGCCCCTGACGGTGTATCTCAGCGCACGACTGGTGAACCTCATCGCCGCCGGGCGCGCCACCGGGCTGCCGTTCCGGACGATGATCCCGGTGCTGTCCGGGCTGTGGTTCGCCACCGCCGTGCAGCGGTCGCTCGGCGCCTACATGGGTTACGGCCGCAACCTGTTCGTGCGCCGCGTGCAGCTCGAAGCGGAGCGCCGCCTCCTCGCGCAGGCGGCGCGCGTCGATCTCGGCCACTTCGACAACTCCGACTGGCACGACCGGCTCGCGCGCGCCAAGCGCGACGTGTCGTGGCGGCCGGGCGACCTGACGTGGTCGGTGCTCGGCCTGTCGAGCAACATCGTCTCCATCGTGCTGATGGCCGGGCTGCTCGCCAGCCTGCACTGGGTGCTGGTCGTGCTGGCGCTGGCGTCTTCCGTCGTGTCGCTCGCCCTCGAGCGCCGCGTCACGGTGAAGATGTACGAGATGTTCTACCGCGAGACGCCGGAGGAGCGCGAGCGCGAGTACCTCGGCGACCTGCTCGTGCAGCCGCGGACGACGAAGGAGATTCGCGCCTACGTGCTTCCTGATTACCTGCTCGAGCGGCATCGCGCGCTGTCCGAGCAGCTGTTTGCGCTGCGCGAGGAGATGTTCCAGTCAGCCAGCCGGACCTCGTTCCTCACTGGCCTGATCGGCGGCACGACGCTCGCCGCGGCGTATGTATTCGTCGCCTGGCGCGGTTCGAGCGGCGGCATCTCGCCGGGCGGCGTGGTGCTGGTGGTCGGCGCGTTTGCGTCGCTGGCCGGCACGCTCGGCAACATCTCGGGCACCTTCGTCGCCGTCGATCAGCACACGACGTTTCTCGACGACTATTTTTCGTTCCTCGCGATCGAGCCGCTGGTGCCGGTGCCGGCGGCGCCGCGCGCGCTGGCGGACCCGCGCATCGACGGCATCGAGTTCGACCACGTCTCGTTCGCGTATCCGGGCGGCAGCGGCGCCGCGCTCGCCGGCTTCGACCTGCACATCCGCGGCGGCGAGCTGGTGGCCCTGGTCGGCGAGAACGGCGCGGGCAAGAGCACGCTCGTCAAGCTGCTGCTGCGTTTCTACGACCCGGATGCCGGCGCCATCCGGGTGGGGGGCGTCGACCTGCGCGAGCTGGATCCGGCAGCGCTCCGCAACCGCATCGGCGTGCTCTTTCAGGACTACGCCACCTACGAGCTGTCGGTGCGCGAAAACGTCGTGATGGGCCGGCCGAACGATCCGGTCGACGACGGCCGCGTCATCGAGGCGCTGCACGACGCCCGCAGCGAGTGGCTGCTGAAGAGCATGCCGAAAGGACTGGACTCGAAGGTCGGCCGGCTGTTCGAGGGCGGTCACGATCTCTCGGGTGGCGAATGGCAGCGGCTGGCGCTGGCGCGGATCATGTACCGCAACGCCGACGTGTGGATTCTCGACGAGCCGACCTCGTCGCTGGATCCCGAAGCGGAGGCGGGGATCTTCGCCGAGTTGAAGGAGAACCTGCGCGGCCGGATCGGTATCGTCATCTCCCACCGCTTCTCGACGGTGCGGATCGCCGATCGCATCGCCGTCATCGCCGACGGCCGCCTCGCCGAGATCGGCACGCATGACGAACTGCTTCGCGCCGGCGGCCGCTACGCCCAGCTGTTCGAGCTGCAGGCCGCCGGCTATCGCTGA